A genomic window from Erythrobacter sp. BLCC-B19 includes:
- the gcvPA gene encoding aminomethyl-transferring glycine dehydrogenase subunit GcvPA translates to MRYLPLTDTDRQAMLATIGASNIDDLFVDVPEVARLDGPIHGLPMHASEMAVERHMKALAAKNLVAGEVPFFLGAGAYRHHVPASVDTIIQRGEFLTAYTPYQPEIAQGTLQVLFEFQTQVARLYGCAVANASLYDGSTACWEAVAMATRVTRRKRAVLSGALHPHYAQVVKTMAHFTGDTIADALPAITAEPDLDGLIARIDADTACVVVQYPDILGRISDLTPVAEAAHAKGALLVVVNTEPVALGAIKSPGEMGADIVVGEGQSLGVGLQFGGPYLGLFAVRDPKHVRQMPGRLCGETTDAEGKRGFVLTLSTREQHIRREKATSNICTNSGLCALAFSVHMTLLGERGLRELAAENHRLACLAADRLAKVPGVEVLNTAFFNEFTLMLGGKPARQIVRDLADRGVLGGVSLGRLYPGVEALEHALLVAVTETTTEDDIERLACELEASIKETV, encoded by the coding sequence ATGCGCTACCTCCCCCTTACCGATACCGACCGGCAGGCGATGCTGGCGACCATTGGTGCATCGAACATTGACGATCTGTTCGTCGACGTGCCCGAAGTCGCCCGCCTGGACGGCCCGATCCACGGGCTGCCGATGCACGCGAGCGAAATGGCGGTCGAACGCCATATGAAGGCGCTGGCCGCCAAGAACCTGGTCGCCGGCGAAGTGCCGTTTTTCCTCGGCGCGGGCGCCTATCGCCATCACGTGCCCGCCAGCGTCGACACCATCATCCAGCGCGGCGAATTCCTGACCGCCTATACCCCCTATCAGCCCGAAATCGCGCAGGGCACGTTGCAGGTGCTGTTCGAGTTCCAGACGCAGGTGGCGCGGCTCTATGGCTGCGCGGTGGCCAATGCCTCGCTCTATGACGGGTCGACCGCCTGCTGGGAGGCGGTGGCGATGGCGACCCGCGTCACCCGCCGCAAGCGCGCGGTGCTCTCGGGCGCGCTGCATCCGCATTATGCGCAGGTGGTCAAGACCATGGCGCACTTCACCGGCGACACCATCGCCGACGCCCTGCCCGCGATCACGGCGGAGCCGGATCTTGATGGTCTGATCGCCCGGATCGACGCGGACACCGCCTGCGTGGTGGTGCAATATCCCGACATCCTCGGGCGCATTTCCGACCTCACCCCTGTCGCCGAAGCCGCGCACGCCAAGGGCGCATTGCTGGTGGTGGTCAATACCGAGCCTGTGGCGCTCGGCGCGATCAAGAGCCCCGGCGAGATGGGTGCGGATATCGTGGTGGGCGAGGGCCAGTCATTGGGCGTCGGCCTGCAATTCGGCGGGCCTTACTTGGGCCTCTTCGCCGTGCGCGATCCCAAGCACGTGCGCCAGATGCCGGGCCGGCTGTGCGGCGAGACCACCGACGCCGAGGGCAAGCGCGGCTTCGTGCTCACGCTCTCGACCCGCGAACAGCACATCCGCCGCGAGAAGGCGACCAGCAACATCTGCACCAATTCCGGCCTGTGCGCGCTGGCCTTCTCGGTCCACATGACGCTGCTGGGCGAGCGGGGCTTGCGCGAACTCGCCGCCGAGAACCACCGTCTCGCCTGCCTTGCCGCCGACCGGCTGGCCAAGGTGCCGGGTGTGGAAGTGCTCAACACCGCCTTTTTCAACGAATTCACTCTGATGCTCGGCGGCAAGCCCGCGCGCCAGATCGTGCGCGATCTGGCTGACCGGGGCGTGCTGGGCGGGGTGTCATTGGGCCGGCTCTACCCCGGGGTCGAGGCGCTCGAACACGCGCTGCTCGTCGCCGTGACCGAGACCACCACCGAAGACGATATCGAGCGCCTCGCCTGCGAGCTTGAAGCCAGCATCAAGGAGACCGTGTGA